In one window of Frigoriglobus tundricola DNA:
- a CDS encoding DUF1501 domain-containing protein: protein MGALGLGGLTLPTLLRAESASGIRSSHKSVILIYLVGGPPHQDMFDLKPNAPQEIAGPWKPIATNVTGIQICEALPRLAKIMDKLVVVRSLVGNQADHDAIQVYNGHNPKKPTPAGGWPQFGSTVAKLQGPVDAAVPPFVSLCYTCTHGPYNEPGPGFLGQAMTPFRAMGKTRDDMVLRGINVERLCDRKALLKRFDEMRRDADTTGAVKAMDVFTEQAFGLLTSSRMAEALDISKEPLRVIERYGTGDPKVFMDANGAPRVPQSLLMARRLIEAGARVVTLNYSKWDWHGGTNAEGRANNSIFLREAEDFPPFDQCVSALVEDLHDRGLDKDCTVIIMGEFGRTPKISAQLGRDHWPQVNCALLAGGGMTTGQVIGSTDRIAGEAASRPVTFGELFATLYHNLGIDPDKALLPDLTGRPQYLVEEGSKPIRELI from the coding sequence ATGGGAGCGCTCGGCCTCGGTGGCCTCACACTGCCGACCCTCCTCCGGGCCGAGTCCGCTTCAGGAATCCGGTCGTCACACAAATCGGTCATCCTCATTTACCTGGTCGGCGGGCCGCCGCACCAGGACATGTTCGACCTGAAGCCCAACGCGCCCCAGGAGATCGCCGGCCCGTGGAAGCCGATCGCAACCAACGTGACCGGCATCCAGATCTGCGAAGCGCTCCCGCGGCTCGCGAAGATCATGGACAAACTCGTCGTCGTCCGGTCGCTCGTCGGCAACCAGGCCGACCACGACGCGATCCAGGTGTACAACGGTCACAACCCAAAGAAGCCCACACCGGCCGGTGGCTGGCCGCAATTCGGGTCCACGGTGGCGAAGCTGCAAGGCCCGGTCGATGCCGCGGTGCCACCGTTCGTCAGCCTGTGTTACACGTGCACGCACGGTCCGTACAACGAGCCGGGGCCGGGGTTCCTGGGCCAAGCGATGACGCCGTTCCGTGCGATGGGCAAGACCCGCGACGACATGGTCCTGCGCGGCATCAACGTGGAGCGCCTCTGCGACCGCAAGGCGCTCCTGAAGCGGTTCGACGAGATGCGCCGCGACGCCGACACCACCGGCGCCGTGAAGGCAATGGACGTGTTCACCGAACAAGCCTTCGGGCTGCTCACGTCGTCGCGGATGGCCGAGGCGCTCGACATCTCGAAGGAACCGCTGCGGGTAATCGAGCGGTACGGCACCGGCGACCCGAAGGTGTTCATGGACGCCAACGGGGCGCCGCGCGTACCTCAGAGCCTGCTGATGGCCCGGCGGCTGATCGAGGCCGGTGCCCGCGTCGTCACGCTGAATTACAGCAAGTGGGACTGGCACGGCGGCACGAACGCCGAGGGCCGGGCCAACAACTCCATCTTCCTCCGCGAAGCGGAGGACTTCCCGCCGTTCGATCAGTGCGTGAGCGCCCTGGTCGAAGACCTCCACGACCGCGGGCTGGACAAGGACTGCACCGTCATCATCATGGGCGAGTTCGGCCGCACGCCGAAGATCAGCGCCCAGCTCGGCCGCGACCACTGGCCGCAGGTGAACTGCGCACTGCTCGCGGGCGGCGGCATGACCACGGGCCAGGTGATTGGAAGCACCGACCGGATCGCGGGCGAGGCCGCGTCGCGCCCTGTGACCTTCGGCGAATTGTTCGCGACGCTCTACCACAACCTCGGTATCGATCCGGACAAGGCACTCCTCCCGGATCTCACCGGCCGCCCGCAGTACCTCGTGGAAGAGGGCTCTAAACCGATTCGCGAGCTGATTTAG
- a CDS encoding reverse transcriptase domain-containing protein: MPTNHTRLLARIKLRETERQRDRLRKQYGDIEAQVAAAGSPLDRLRALHTGLRDVTFAQKALHPAVREIDALYLADGLGVVPPELVVERTRFLEHELAQGRLRAEFTYAFGRVLSEWVSTEAVASPVWTAGEAAIAGMFTDPPMANADWVALLARANAAVFQSVAKKVKEFGTGAALRPVDHQEITTALGHIARHPYLAPALRRQAAEARASGTQITELAGVATILLNSLDEWDWPAEGVPMRGVWVRVKLRPYLDEDLVTAVFLQVIGSRWGSGLHPILRWDALQDGREPLFRREPIDSPTAGLAAERFRAQAERLFAALPSEGGGGALETGYAGVGQMDLLSCVEREVRFARAAFPDRPCYVAQADLRDFYPSLPHALVLDVLGHLGVPEKWLAFFAKFLAARVQWRGQIAPLRRGLALEHPLADVLADAVLWTLDVYMFRTTGLQPIRLVDDIWLIADSHEKARAGLAAIHNFCSATGLAVNEDKSGAVRVGGAGAPLDGLPPGGPRWGLLRLQSSGEWAIDEPALARLEAITRDELAACPSVLALVAQYNGYLGYIIRQLALPVTLLGDHLRRVGQRLQKTHDELFGPGHGLVEEVGRRLRDCFADARLKEQGLPHALIYWPITAGGLALAHPLLHVAAHLRGRVGWAAPKPPNREVVAAYLWRREEDARKRPLSENEQNLLDRLDPLQFHSALSLAQLEEYQKAVKRGDKSLPDPEEVGVAMVPLWANYYRTAIDARAPSGPPQLDAMERLVQDFIARGGEVSGRGQHSLTAYWRWVVYTYGPSLLGALGTFRFLLTELVPLQLILENRGLTAGRDDSADGESAPPVSRNHPAPPAGPNDPIPF; this comes from the coding sequence ATGCCCACGAACCACACCCGACTCCTCGCCCGGATCAAGCTCCGCGAAACAGAAAGGCAGCGCGACCGGCTCCGCAAGCAGTACGGCGACATTGAAGCCCAGGTCGCCGCCGCCGGATCGCCGTTGGACCGCCTCCGCGCGCTTCACACCGGATTGCGCGACGTCACTTTCGCGCAGAAGGCGTTGCACCCGGCCGTGCGCGAAATCGACGCGCTCTACCTCGCGGACGGGCTCGGTGTGGTGCCTCCGGAACTCGTCGTGGAGCGGACTCGATTCTTGGAACACGAACTCGCCCAAGGGCGCCTCCGCGCCGAATTCACCTACGCGTTCGGACGCGTCTTGAGCGAGTGGGTGAGTACCGAGGCGGTTGCCTCGCCCGTGTGGACGGCGGGGGAAGCAGCGATCGCGGGCATGTTCACCGACCCGCCGATGGCGAACGCCGACTGGGTCGCGCTGCTCGCGAGGGCCAACGCCGCGGTGTTCCAATCGGTCGCGAAGAAGGTGAAGGAGTTCGGCACGGGCGCGGCACTGCGCCCGGTGGATCACCAGGAAATCACAACCGCGCTCGGCCACATCGCACGCCACCCGTATCTCGCTCCCGCCCTCCGCCGGCAAGCCGCCGAAGCGCGCGCCAGTGGGACACAAATCACCGAACTCGCAGGCGTCGCGACGATCCTTCTCAACAGCCTCGATGAGTGGGACTGGCCGGCCGAAGGCGTTCCAATGCGGGGCGTGTGGGTCCGTGTGAAACTGCGGCCGTATCTCGATGAAGACCTCGTGACCGCCGTGTTCCTGCAGGTGATCGGCTCGCGGTGGGGCAGCGGGCTGCACCCCATCTTGCGCTGGGACGCGTTACAAGACGGCCGCGAACCATTGTTCCGCCGGGAACCGATCGATTCGCCCACCGCGGGCCTCGCCGCCGAACGGTTCCGGGCGCAGGCCGAGCGCCTCTTTGCGGCGCTCCCATCAGAAGGCGGCGGGGGTGCGCTCGAGACCGGGTACGCGGGCGTCGGCCAAATGGACCTCCTTTCCTGCGTCGAGCGCGAAGTGCGGTTCGCCCGGGCGGCGTTCCCCGACCGGCCGTGCTATGTCGCGCAAGCCGACCTGCGCGACTTCTACCCCTCGCTGCCGCACGCGCTGGTTCTCGACGTGTTGGGGCACCTGGGTGTGCCGGAAAAGTGGCTCGCGTTCTTCGCGAAGTTCCTCGCCGCCCGTGTGCAGTGGCGCGGGCAAATCGCTCCTTTGCGCCGCGGGCTCGCGCTGGAACACCCCCTCGCGGACGTACTGGCGGACGCGGTGCTGTGGACCCTGGATGTGTACATGTTCCGCACGACCGGCCTTCAGCCGATCCGTCTCGTCGATGACATCTGGCTGATCGCCGATTCACACGAGAAGGCCCGCGCCGGGTTGGCCGCGATCCACAACTTCTGCTCCGCGACCGGTCTCGCCGTGAACGAAGACAAGTCCGGCGCGGTGCGCGTCGGCGGCGCCGGGGCGCCGCTCGACGGCTTGCCGCCCGGCGGGCCGCGCTGGGGGCTGCTCCGCCTCCAATCCAGCGGAGAGTGGGCGATCGATGAACCGGCGCTCGCGAGGCTCGAAGCCATCACGCGCGACGAACTCGCCGCCTGTCCATCGGTACTGGCCTTGGTCGCGCAGTACAACGGGTACCTCGGCTACATCATCCGACAGTTGGCCCTGCCCGTCACCCTCCTCGGCGATCACCTGCGGCGCGTCGGGCAGCGGCTCCAGAAGACGCACGACGAGCTGTTCGGTCCCGGCCACGGGCTGGTCGAAGAGGTCGGCCGGCGCTTGCGCGACTGTTTCGCCGATGCCCGCTTGAAAGAGCAGGGGCTCCCGCACGCGCTCATCTACTGGCCCATCACCGCCGGCGGCCTGGCGCTCGCTCATCCGCTTCTACACGTCGCCGCGCACCTCCGCGGCCGCGTGGGCTGGGCCGCACCGAAACCGCCCAACCGGGAGGTGGTGGCCGCGTACTTGTGGCGGCGCGAAGAGGACGCTCGCAAGAGACCACTTTCGGAAAACGAACAGAACCTGCTCGACAGGCTCGATCCGCTTCAATTCCACTCGGCGCTCTCGCTCGCGCAGTTGGAAGAGTACCAGAAAGCCGTGAAGCGCGGGGACAAGTCGCTACCAGACCCCGAAGAAGTTGGCGTCGCGATGGTGCCATTGTGGGCGAACTACTACCGCACGGCGATCGACGCACGCGCCCCGTCCGGCCCGCCGCAACTCGACGCGATGGAGCGGCTCGTTCAGGACTTCATCGCACGCGGCGGAGAAGTAAGTGGGCGCGGACAGCACAGTCTCACCGCCTACTGGCGCTGGGTCGTGTACACATACGGCCCGTCGCTCCTCGGCGCGCTGGGGACGTTCCGCTTCCTGCTCACGGAACTGGTCCCACTTCAGCTCATCCTGGAGAACCGGGGACTGACCGCGGGGCGGGACGACAGCGCCGACGGTGAGAGTGCGCCGCCAGTTTCGCGGAACCACCCCGCACCACCGGCCGGTCCCAACGATCCGATTCCATTTTGA
- a CDS encoding DUF6428 family protein, translating to MTIGEFQTVLTRAPNAPIHLMLPDGDFVPAHFHVTEIGRVQKDFIDCGGTSRSTVSCVLQVWVAQDTAHRLTAGKLVDILGLAAPLLKSDALPVEVEYEGATVSQFPVASAELTPSGVLFHLGTKHTDCLAPDRCGVGPAGTGCC from the coding sequence ATGACCATCGGTGAGTTCCAGACCGTGCTGACCCGTGCCCCGAACGCACCCATTCACCTCATGTTGCCCGACGGCGATTTTGTACCCGCGCACTTTCACGTCACGGAAATCGGCCGCGTGCAGAAAGATTTCATCGATTGCGGCGGTACCTCCCGATCAACGGTCTCGTGCGTGCTCCAGGTGTGGGTCGCGCAGGACACGGCACACCGGCTCACCGCCGGCAAGCTCGTGGACATTTTGGGGCTCGCGGCGCCGCTCTTAAAATCTGACGCACTGCCCGTCGAAGTGGAGTATGAAGGCGCGACGGTGTCGCAGTTCCCGGTTGCGTCAGCGGAACTCACTCCGTCGGGCGTGCTGTTCCACCTGGGCACCAAACACACCGACTGCCTCGCGCCGGACCGGTGCGGCGTCGGCCCCGCCGGCACGGGTTGTTGCTGA
- a CDS encoding serine/threonine-protein kinase, translating to MPTLAQLGHLLTACRVTTPQHWQRAAKLGAGGLAKTLDALASTAPEWSADAAGLTEYQRGVVELWFEEGGPPPHRQLAVNRFILLDKLGQGGQGEVYRARQLNPSRFVAVKTLTQDTDTGRERFEQEAKALMRVQHPGVARFYLYERVRDPDGNPTYEYLIAMEYVEGTDLHRLGQWLGPVPWPFVAHWAADLLGGLAVIHEAGLIHRDIKPANVMVIGPFPEPGVDPADTAAKLLDFGAVKPTEDGPRATGSRRVFVGTREYAPPEQWRERVVPASDLYALGGTLFHALTGRPPYEIEGRDAVAFMKAHTRAPVPSARAYAPGVPAELDAILSRMLAKDPDDRGTAAELLDEFRAITPSASRPPGVGTRGSPPLPRPPKLPPRPAPRTETEEPEVDHSFGGAILTVFERVFMPARLRPLAGHEPPAIERLAALARRPIVLFTLVAVLSGLIFLVFRA from the coding sequence ATGCCAACGCTCGCACAACTCGGCCACCTCTTGACCGCGTGCCGCGTGACCACCCCCCAGCACTGGCAGCGGGCGGCCAAACTCGGCGCGGGGGGCCTGGCGAAGACGCTCGACGCACTCGCCTCGACCGCCCCCGAATGGTCCGCGGACGCGGCCGGGCTGACCGAGTACCAGCGCGGCGTGGTCGAGTTGTGGTTCGAGGAGGGCGGGCCGCCCCCGCACCGCCAGCTCGCGGTCAACCGGTTCATCCTGCTCGACAAGCTCGGCCAGGGCGGCCAGGGCGAGGTGTACCGCGCGCGCCAGCTCAACCCGTCGCGGTTCGTTGCCGTGAAGACGCTCACACAGGACACCGACACCGGGCGCGAGCGGTTCGAACAGGAGGCGAAGGCGCTCATGCGGGTGCAGCACCCCGGCGTCGCCCGCTTCTACCTGTACGAGCGCGTCCGCGACCCCGACGGCAACCCGACCTACGAATACCTGATCGCAATGGAGTACGTTGAGGGGACCGACCTGCACCGGCTGGGGCAGTGGCTCGGGCCGGTGCCGTGGCCGTTCGTCGCTCACTGGGCGGCGGATCTGCTCGGCGGGCTGGCGGTGATTCATGAGGCCGGGCTCATTCACCGCGACATCAAACCGGCGAACGTAATGGTGATCGGGCCGTTCCCGGAACCGGGCGTGGACCCGGCCGACACCGCGGCCAAGCTCCTCGACTTCGGAGCCGTGAAGCCCACCGAGGACGGGCCCCGCGCCACCGGCAGCCGGCGCGTCTTTGTGGGCACCCGCGAGTACGCCCCGCCCGAGCAGTGGCGGGAACGGGTGGTGCCGGCGTCCGACCTGTACGCCCTCGGCGGGACGCTCTTCCACGCCCTGACCGGCCGCCCCCCCTATGAGATCGAGGGGCGCGACGCCGTCGCGTTCATGAAGGCCCACACTCGCGCCCCGGTTCCGAGCGCGCGGGCGTACGCCCCGGGCGTCCCGGCGGAGCTGGACGCCATCCTCAGCCGCATGCTCGCAAAAGACCCGGACGACCGGGGCACAGCGGCCGAACTGCTCGACGAGTTCCGCGCGATCACTCCTTCCGCCTCGCGTCCGCCCGGCGTCGGAACGAGGGGCTCCCCTCCCCTGCCCCGCCCGCCGAAGCTCCCGCCGCGCCCGGCGCCGCGAACCGAGACGGAAGAGCCCGAGGTCGACCACAGCTTCGGCGGTGCGATCCTCACAGTATTTGAACGGGTATTCATGCCGGCACGGTTGCGCCCTCTGGCCGGGCACGAGCCGCCCGCGATCGAACGGCTCGCGGCGCTGGCGCGCCGGCCGATCGTTCTTTTCACCCTCGTAGCGGTTCTGTCGGGCCTTATTTTTCTCGTCTTTCGAGCTTGA
- a CDS encoding tetratricopeptide repeat protein: MDLHLQNVRTGDTIKLAPDRTLIGTAEHATLRTAEDGPYLAALAVSYPSGWALFGLSDDDSVMHNRRPLRAAQRVSPRIGDLLAIGDERFTFVSPQDESEAPEDAPAPACFAYIQNPDGMEECRAVDHDLLFGRLSHCHVQLADTRLSRLAALLAAHGGTWYLHTLSRKPLGRNRKAVHSYTEVKDGDELLIGPLVVRIEVRGVAAGSATPLPTRAISPAPFGRPSELPHASLASATDFAETTDDGSEPHEPAPGPDLRTLRAGAERLEQWLKSQNPSEPGALKGGLGGWLGAQRDRLRRFWYDTPETTAARSLRTSGRVDEAFVILDRAIRGRPDGPELLRELYRLYEAVGFVDLCYRPLRQIEKLADARGGPDPWVLETLARVCERAGRERPSMIDRAIGYWHKLEAATGVSYSRQRTDALALRALREGGYAGASGDAT; encoded by the coding sequence ATGGACCTCCATCTTCAAAACGTTCGAACCGGCGACACCATCAAGCTCGCCCCGGACCGCACATTGATAGGTACCGCCGAACACGCCACTCTGCGCACGGCCGAAGACGGGCCGTACCTTGCGGCTCTGGCCGTCTCCTATCCGTCCGGATGGGCGCTGTTCGGCCTGTCCGACGACGATAGTGTCATGCACAACCGCCGCCCGCTCCGTGCCGCACAGCGGGTGAGCCCCAGGATCGGCGACCTCCTCGCTATTGGGGACGAGCGGTTCACCTTTGTCAGCCCCCAGGACGAATCCGAAGCGCCAGAGGACGCACCCGCACCCGCCTGCTTCGCGTACATTCAGAACCCGGACGGCATGGAAGAGTGCCGGGCGGTCGATCACGACCTCCTGTTCGGCCGGCTGTCCCACTGTCACGTCCAACTGGCCGACACGCGGCTCTCGCGCCTGGCCGCTCTGCTCGCCGCCCACGGCGGGACGTGGTACCTGCACACGCTCTCCCGGAAACCGCTCGGCCGGAACCGGAAGGCCGTCCACTCCTACACAGAGGTCAAAGACGGGGACGAGTTACTCATCGGCCCGCTCGTGGTGCGGATCGAAGTGCGCGGTGTTGCGGCCGGAAGCGCGACCCCGCTGCCGACCCGAGCCATTTCGCCGGCGCCCTTCGGGCGCCCCTCCGAGTTGCCCCACGCTTCGCTCGCGAGCGCAACGGACTTCGCGGAAACGACTGACGACGGTAGCGAACCGCACGAACCCGCACCCGGCCCCGACCTCCGGACCCTTCGCGCCGGCGCGGAACGGCTGGAGCAGTGGCTGAAGTCGCAGAACCCGAGCGAGCCCGGCGCCCTAAAGGGCGGCCTCGGCGGGTGGCTCGGCGCCCAGCGCGACCGGCTCCGCCGCTTCTGGTACGACACCCCCGAGACGACCGCGGCCCGGAGCTTACGCACCTCCGGGCGGGTGGACGAAGCCTTTGTTATCCTGGACCGTGCCATCCGCGGCCGGCCCGACGGCCCGGAACTGCTGCGCGAGCTGTACCGGTTGTACGAGGCGGTCGGCTTCGTCGATCTCTGTTACCGCCCGCTGCGACAGATCGAGAAACTGGCCGATGCGCGCGGCGGACCGGACCCGTGGGTGCTCGAAACACTGGCCCGTGTTTGCGAGCGAGCGGGGCGCGAGCGGCCGTCGATGATCGATCGCGCCATCGGGTACTGGCACAAGCTGGAAGCCGCGACCGGTGTGAGCTACTCCCGGCAGCGGACCGACGCCCTGGCGCTTCGCGCGCTCCGCGAAGGCGGCTATGCCGGGGCTTCCGGCGACGCCACATAA
- a CDS encoding SDR family oxidoreductase produces the protein MSDTPPIPDARELSAARDVLSALVRTPDPWPTHNPVLAELVRLAARVVQCDRKHQRATEKHRDAELRDRSSIRAGASPLAPAADPLLARPAACYVCKAPFDRMHHFYDSLCPTCADRNFVKRNQSADLRGRVALVTGGRVKSGFHTVLKLLRAGADVVATTRFPRDAARRFAREPDAIEWSARLRLVGLDLRALTAVERFAAALSERVTQLDVFVANAAQTVRRPPAYYRALVAREREPIASLPVRAAAMLAGESDFGTLVPVTGASGSPYWHADLSLLPLIPGDDEDACFPSGAVAPDGELLDLRTENSWGLAHADVTTVELLEVHAVNCLAPFLLLRALLPLFRAGSLRDRFAVMVSAAEGQFAGEKTGRHPHTNMAKAGLNMMVRTSAAEFAADRVFLTAVDPGWFSVQAAAPPADRFAASGGRIPLDAVDAAARILDPVFTGIETGRPASGVLFKDYHEAAW, from the coding sequence ATGTCCGACACCCCTCCCATCCCCGATGCGCGGGAACTGTCCGCCGCACGGGACGTTCTGTCCGCACTCGTCCGTACTCCCGATCCGTGGCCCACCCATAATCCGGTTCTTGCGGAACTCGTTCGTCTGGCGGCCCGCGTCGTCCAGTGCGACCGCAAGCACCAGCGCGCCACTGAAAAGCACCGCGACGCCGAACTCCGAGATCGTAGCAGCATCCGCGCCGGCGCGTCTCCGCTGGCGCCGGCCGCGGACCCGCTTCTGGCGCGCCCGGCCGCGTGCTACGTGTGCAAGGCGCCGTTCGACCGAATGCATCACTTTTACGACTCGCTCTGCCCGACCTGCGCTGACCGGAATTTCGTGAAGCGGAACCAGTCGGCCGACCTGCGCGGCCGCGTCGCGCTGGTCACCGGCGGTCGCGTGAAGTCCGGGTTTCACACCGTTCTGAAACTCCTGCGTGCCGGGGCCGATGTGGTCGCGACAACGCGCTTCCCGAGGGACGCGGCCCGTCGGTTCGCGCGTGAACCCGATGCGATCGAATGGAGCGCGCGGCTCCGGCTGGTGGGTTTGGATTTGCGTGCCCTCACCGCCGTCGAACGGTTTGCCGCCGCCCTCTCCGAACGCGTGACACAGCTCGACGTCTTCGTGGCGAACGCCGCTCAGACCGTTCGCCGCCCGCCCGCGTACTACCGCGCGCTCGTCGCCCGCGAGCGCGAACCAATTGCGAGTTTGCCCGTGCGCGCGGCCGCGATGCTGGCCGGTGAAAGCGACTTCGGCACACTCGTCCCGGTCACCGGTGCCAGTGGCTCCCCGTACTGGCACGCGGACCTCTCGCTCCTACCCCTCATCCCCGGTGACGACGAAGATGCGTGCTTCCCGTCCGGTGCGGTCGCCCCCGACGGGGAGCTGCTCGACTTACGGACCGAGAACAGTTGGGGACTCGCGCACGCGGACGTGACGACGGTGGAGTTGCTGGAAGTCCACGCCGTCAACTGCCTCGCGCCGTTTCTGCTCCTGCGGGCGCTGCTCCCGCTGTTCCGAGCCGGATCGCTCCGCGATCGGTTCGCGGTCATGGTGTCCGCGGCGGAGGGGCAGTTCGCCGGCGAGAAGACGGGGCGCCACCCGCACACGAACATGGCGAAAGCGGGCCTCAACATGATGGTCCGCACGTCGGCGGCGGAGTTCGCGGCGGACCGGGTGTTCCTCACGGCGGTCGATCCGGGGTGGTTCTCCGTCCAGGCCGCCGCCCCGCCCGCGGACCGGTTCGCTGCGTCAGGCGGGCGCATCCCACTGGACGCCGTCGACGCCGCGGCCCGCATTCTGGACCCGGTCTTCACGGGGATCGAAACGGGCCGCCCGGCGTCCGGCGTGCTGTTCAAGGATTATCACGAGGCGGCCTGGTAG
- a CDS encoding TIGR02996 domain-containing protein produces the protein MTDDERAFIRAAAADPDDDTIRLVYADWLDEQGAEVYASHAAFARLQVRRSRTDPLDPGRADLVAQEAACLRKHTRAWNGRVHRYLARSGLTDRVDARRGSIRGWNYHRGMIASVTVTNEALTTRADLVFALGPITHLRLATWPVTGWSREAVETLGTFLPRIKVVALAGMRTNLPLPNLTSLRPLATVPLFDLRAVGIGVRPAELFALARAGTVSPVVLYRGPVMVTRTRWLRQPVQIPDLSRIEVHVIDPHGKWDALRLGFADLTGEVLTPVPYQAAS, from the coding sequence ATGACGGACGACGAACGCGCATTCATCCGGGCTGCGGCCGCCGACCCGGACGACGACACGATTCGTCTCGTCTACGCCGACTGGCTCGACGAGCAGGGCGCCGAGGTGTACGCTTCGCACGCGGCCTTCGCGCGCCTCCAGGTGCGCCGGTCGCGCACGGACCCCCTCGACCCCGGCCGCGCCGACCTCGTTGCGCAAGAAGCCGCGTGCCTTCGGAAGCACACGCGTGCCTGGAACGGCCGCGTCCACCGCTACCTCGCCCGGTCCGGTTTAACGGATCGGGTGGACGCGCGCCGCGGATCGATCCGCGGGTGGAACTACCACCGCGGCATGATCGCGAGCGTCACCGTCACCAACGAAGCTCTGACGACTCGCGCGGACCTGGTGTTCGCGCTCGGACCCATTACTCACTTGCGCCTGGCGACGTGGCCGGTAACGGGTTGGAGCCGTGAGGCGGTTGAAACGCTGGGTACGTTCCTTCCGCGGATCAAGGTCGTGGCGCTGGCGGGGATGCGCACCAATCTGCCGCTTCCGAACCTTACGAGTTTGCGGCCGCTCGCGACCGTTCCGCTTTTCGACCTGCGTGCGGTGGGGATCGGCGTTCGGCCGGCGGAACTCTTCGCACTCGCGCGGGCCGGGACCGTTTCCCCCGTCGTCTTGTACCGCGGACCCGTCATGGTGACACGAACGAGGTGGTTGCGGCAGCCCGTCCAGATCCCGGACCTGTCGCGGATCGAGGTTCACGTCATCGACCCGCACGGCAAATGGGACGCGCTACGGCTTGGGTTCGCGGACCTGACGGGCGAAGTCCTCACACCGGTCCCCTACCAGGCCGCCTCGTGA
- a CDS encoding glycosyltransferase family 2 protein translates to MDPFEVLAWVVVVVLTIPLLVLSVECFAAVWRWRSAPLPESSARPRCAILIPAHNEELMIARTLAAIAPQLGPTDRVLVVADNCTDGTADIVLAHGAAVVERTDPVRRGKGYALAYGRDALAADPPAVVIVLDADCTLGPDALRRLAVESITRGRPAQGSYLMTAPPQAGPERKVAAFAFLVKNLVRPLGLRRLGQSCLLTGTGMAFPWEVFRTAPLAHGHIVEDLGLTVDLALTGHAPVFVPDAEIRGEFPIDDKAAGSQRRRWEHGHLKVMLAGIPNLLKVALVRARLRPIVLALDVGVPPLSALVLISVLTLCALGIWAALGGPWEPVAALGTVGLVASLALALVWWRYGRETLPVKTLLSVPWYAVRKISLYFEFLVKPQRDWVRTSRDQPPAEPRA, encoded by the coding sequence ATGGACCCGTTCGAAGTCCTCGCCTGGGTCGTCGTTGTCGTCCTGACGATTCCGCTTCTGGTTCTGTCCGTCGAGTGCTTCGCGGCCGTGTGGCGGTGGCGGTCCGCGCCGCTTCCCGAGTCCTCTGCACGTCCGCGGTGCGCGATCCTCATCCCCGCCCATAACGAAGAGTTGATGATCGCCCGCACGCTCGCGGCCATTGCCCCTCAGCTCGGCCCCACCGATCGGGTACTCGTGGTGGCCGATAACTGCACCGACGGCACGGCGGACATCGTGCTGGCGCACGGCGCCGCTGTTGTCGAGCGCACGGACCCCGTTCGCCGCGGAAAGGGTTACGCACTCGCCTACGGCCGCGACGCACTCGCCGCCGACCCGCCGGCTGTCGTCATCGTTCTCGATGCGGACTGCACCCTCGGTCCTGATGCGTTAAGGCGCCTGGCCGTTGAGTCGATCACGCGCGGGCGACCGGCCCAGGGGAGCTATCTCATGACGGCCCCGCCCCAGGCGGGGCCGGAGCGCAAGGTCGCGGCGTTCGCGTTTCTCGTGAAGAATCTTGTTCGCCCGCTCGGCCTGCGCCGGCTCGGTCAGTCGTGTCTGTTGACCGGTACGGGCATGGCGTTTCCGTGGGAGGTATTTCGGACCGCGCCGCTCGCACACGGGCACATCGTTGAGGACCTCGGGCTCACGGTCGATCTCGCCCTGACCGGCCATGCGCCGGTGTTCGTCCCGGACGCGGAGATTCGCGGCGAGTTCCCGATTGACGACAAGGCCGCCGGTTCGCAGCGGCGGCGGTGGGAACACGGGCACCTGAAGGTGATGCTGGCCGGCATTCCGAACCTGCTCAAAGTCGCGCTGGTGCGTGCCCGGCTCCGGCCCATCGTACTGGCCCTTGACGTCGGGGTCCCGCCGCTGTCGGCGCTGGTCCTCATCTCGGTTCTGACCTTGTGCGCGTTGGGGATCTGGGCCGCGCTCGGCGGGCCGTGGGAGCCCGTTGCGGCCCTTGGCACGGTCGGGCTGGTCGCGTCGCTCGCGCTGGCCCTCGTGTGGTGGCGGTACGGGCGCGAGACGCTCCCGGTGAAGACGCTCCTGAGCGTGCCGTGGTACGCCGTCCGAAAGATCAGCCTCTACTTCGAGTTCCTGGTCAAGCCGCAACGCGATTGGGTGCGCACGTCGCGGGACCAACCGCCAGCTGAGCCGCGCGCGTGA